A genome region from Hyalangium gracile includes the following:
- a CDS encoding glycosyltransferase family 2 protein, whose product MLVSLVIPVYNESSTLAELLRRCIAVDFPKELVIVDDCSRDGSREFLQELSEKGLEVLGGTPRNRNEVRVLFQPRNQGKGAALRRGFQEATGDIIIVQDADLEYDPRDIPRVIQPILDGEADVVYGSRFTGTPRRVLYFWHTVMNNVLTTLSNMTSGLNLTDMETCYKAFRSEVLRSVTVDEDRFGFEPEITAKISRGNWRVYEVPISYHGRTYEEGKKIGWKDGVRALYVIAKYAVKR is encoded by the coding sequence ATGCTCGTCTCGCTCGTCATCCCCGTCTACAACGAGAGCTCCACGCTGGCGGAGCTGCTGCGCCGTTGCATCGCCGTGGACTTCCCCAAGGAGCTGGTCATCGTCGATGACTGCTCGCGGGACGGCAGCCGCGAGTTCCTCCAGGAGCTGTCGGAGAAGGGTCTGGAGGTGCTGGGCGGCACCCCGCGCAACCGCAACGAGGTGCGCGTGCTCTTCCAGCCGCGCAACCAGGGCAAGGGCGCGGCGCTGCGGCGCGGCTTCCAGGAGGCCACCGGGGACATCATCATCGTCCAGGACGCGGACCTGGAGTACGACCCGAGGGACATCCCCCGCGTCATCCAGCCCATCCTGGATGGCGAGGCGGACGTCGTCTACGGCAGCCGCTTCACGGGCACGCCGCGGCGGGTGCTCTACTTCTGGCACACGGTGATGAACAACGTCCTCACCACGCTCTCCAACATGACCAGCGGGCTGAACCTCACGGACATGGAGACCTGCTACAAGGCCTTCCGCTCCGAGGTGCTGCGCTCGGTCACCGTGGACGAGGACCGGTTCGGCTTCGAGCCGGAGATCACCGCCAAGATTTCCCGCGGCAACTGGCGCGTCTACGAGGTGCCCATCAGCTACCACGGGCGCACCTACGAGGAGGGCAAGAAGATCGGCTGGAAGGACGGCGTGCGCGCCCTCTACGTCATCGCCAAGTACGCCGTGAAGCGCTAG
- a CDS encoding serine/threonine-protein kinase yields MDASTGIPLGRYMLGEKLASGGMGEVFVAVQRGLEGFEKPLAIKLLLPHLVEESHVVKMFLDEARLCARMSHPNIVQILDLGREEERYFLAMELVRGVSLIKLVRVLVAQQRTLSAPLILHVARALLDALHYAHTLTGPDGKPLGLIHRDVTPHNILVSINGEVKLTDFGIAKVQAAVGQTRPGVVRGKMDYLAPEQLRFERLDSRVDQFAAGLTLFFLATGRSPFARSNTQESLKAIQHDPLPMLETLRPDLPRGLVEAIKRATEKDPSRRFASMLAFREALPPPSAAERPELLGALVREVCPTVVGTLDRASRTLAALNAASGGIVASPRPGTLSMSQDAGALQAGTLPGQPDSHAMTLSEPSLSPVGTVTETVLPEGTVAAPNMAELEPSRGDAAPYVPRPAEERGDGTVPMEPPPLRRPLPWGAIAGVAVGLLLVAGGLVGWKVMGARGQARPPPPEPPGAETTQTSDGGVGKEESGTKVEPAPGSQSNPPPGNPLQVEPPSPTPTPTQVEPPPPTPAPTTPASTDPAPPVKGTGPARPRKVGLLTLDAEPWGDVRISGKSVGQTPLAKLSVPAGNVDIEIRNPETGKMARKRVKVQPGKETFVKLELK; encoded by the coding sequence ATGGACGCTTCGACGGGCATCCCCCTGGGTCGCTACATGCTGGGCGAGAAGCTCGCCAGCGGAGGCATGGGGGAGGTCTTCGTGGCGGTGCAGCGGGGCCTGGAGGGCTTCGAGAAGCCGCTGGCCATCAAGCTGCTGCTGCCCCACCTCGTCGAAGAGTCGCACGTGGTGAAGATGTTCCTGGACGAGGCGCGCCTGTGCGCGCGGATGAGCCACCCCAACATCGTCCAGATCCTCGACCTGGGCCGGGAGGAGGAGCGCTACTTCCTGGCGATGGAGCTGGTGCGCGGCGTCTCGCTCATCAAGCTGGTGCGGGTGCTCGTCGCCCAGCAGCGGACGCTGAGCGCGCCGCTCATCCTCCACGTGGCGCGCGCGCTGCTGGACGCGCTGCACTACGCGCACACCCTCACCGGGCCGGACGGCAAGCCGCTGGGGCTCATCCACCGGGACGTGACGCCGCACAACATCCTGGTGTCCATCAACGGCGAGGTGAAGCTGACGGACTTCGGCATCGCCAAGGTGCAGGCGGCGGTGGGGCAGACGCGGCCGGGCGTGGTGCGCGGGAAGATGGACTACCTGGCGCCGGAGCAGCTGCGCTTCGAGCGGCTGGACTCGCGGGTGGATCAGTTCGCCGCGGGGCTCACCCTCTTCTTCCTGGCCACCGGGCGCTCCCCCTTCGCGCGCAGCAACACCCAGGAGTCGCTGAAGGCTATCCAGCACGATCCGCTCCCGATGCTGGAGACGCTGCGGCCGGATCTGCCGCGCGGGCTGGTGGAGGCCATCAAGCGGGCCACCGAGAAGGACCCCAGCCGTCGCTTCGCCAGCATGCTCGCCTTCCGTGAGGCGCTGCCCCCGCCCTCGGCCGCCGAGCGCCCCGAGCTGCTGGGCGCCCTGGTGCGGGAGGTGTGTCCCACGGTGGTGGGCACGCTCGACCGGGCCTCGCGCACCCTGGCGGCGCTCAATGCCGCCTCGGGAGGCATCGTCGCTTCGCCTCGGCCCGGGACGCTGAGCATGTCCCAGGACGCCGGGGCGTTGCAGGCGGGCACGTTGCCCGGACAGCCCGACTCGCACGCGATGACGCTCTCCGAGCCGTCCCTGTCGCCGGTGGGCACCGTCACCGAGACGGTGCTGCCGGAGGGGACGGTCGCCGCGCCGAACATGGCGGAGCTGGAGCCCTCGCGAGGCGACGCGGCGCCCTACGTTCCTCGGCCCGCGGAGGAGCGGGGGGATGGGACCGTCCCCATGGAGCCTCCGCCGCTGAGGCGTCCGCTGCCCTGGGGCGCGATCGCGGGCGTGGCGGTGGGGCTGCTCCTGGTGGCGGGAGGCCTGGTGGGGTGGAAGGTGATGGGCGCCCGAGGGCAGGCCCGCCCGCCGCCGCCGGAACCTCCGGGTGCCGAGACGACGCAGACCTCCGATGGAGGGGTCGGCAAGGAAGAGTCGGGGACGAAGGTCGAGCCCGCCCCGGGCAGCCAATCCAACCCGCCGCCTGGGAATCCGCTCCAGGTGGAGCCGCCGTCGCCGACTCCGACTCCGACCCAGGTGGAGCCGCCGCCGCCGACCCCGGCTCCGACGACTCCTGCTTCCACGGATCCGGCACCGCCCGTGAAAGGGACGGGCCCAGCCAGGCCACGCAAAGTTGGCCTGCTGACCCTGGATGCCGAGCCCTGGGGCGATGTCCGCATCTCTGGGAAGAGCGTCGGACAGACGCCCCTGGCGAAGCTCAGCGTCCCCGCGGGGAACGTGGACATCGAGATACGCAATCCCGAGACCGGTAAGATGGCTCGCAAGCGGGTGAAGGTGCAGCCTGGCAAGGAGACCTTCGTGAAGCTGGAGCTAAAGTGA
- a CDS encoding sigma 54-interacting transcriptional regulator: MSTGGDKEQKPGGPMDFATGEISSGKTVDLTVSEGPGGLEPVVVEAIEGPGRGARATLSSGTLLVGSDSACELPLEDPTVSRRHVVLELLAGAVRVRDLGSRNGTRYLGARIREARVPVGGSVTVGKTTLRISPAKASRRVLSEREELHGLLGKSVAMRQLFADLERLGPQKAPVLIRGETGSGKEMVARALHALSGPEESRGPFVVFDCSSVSPNLLESELFGHNKGAFTGADRDRVGVVEAANGGTLFLDEIGELPLAQQPKLLRLLETQEFRRVGDGQVRRSEFRLLSATHRDLEAEVRAKRFREDLYFRLAVTSVTIPPLRERPEDIPLLAAHFARQLTGMDIALAPATLAALQCDPWRGNVRELRNAVQRVVALGSLEAPAPEQSGAPLAFNEARDKLLEQFERDYLGALLARHKRNISAAARESKLSRSQFYRLLERHKLARAEDRDASDGE; the protein is encoded by the coding sequence GTGAGCACCGGGGGCGACAAGGAGCAGAAGCCTGGGGGGCCCATGGACTTCGCCACGGGGGAGATCTCCTCCGGCAAGACCGTGGATCTGACGGTCTCCGAGGGCCCCGGCGGCCTGGAGCCCGTGGTGGTCGAGGCCATCGAGGGGCCTGGCCGCGGGGCGCGCGCCACGCTGTCCTCGGGCACCCTGCTGGTGGGGAGCGACTCCGCGTGCGAGCTGCCGCTGGAGGATCCGACGGTGTCCCGCCGTCACGTGGTGCTCGAGCTGCTGGCAGGCGCGGTGCGGGTGAGGGACCTCGGCAGCCGCAACGGCACGCGCTACCTCGGGGCGCGCATCCGCGAGGCGCGGGTCCCCGTCGGTGGCTCGGTGACGGTGGGGAAGACCACGCTGCGCATCAGCCCGGCCAAGGCCTCGCGGCGTGTCCTCAGCGAGCGCGAGGAGCTGCACGGGCTGCTCGGCAAGTCGGTGGCCATGCGTCAGCTCTTCGCGGACCTCGAGCGGCTGGGGCCCCAGAAGGCCCCGGTGCTCATTCGCGGCGAGACGGGCTCGGGCAAGGAGATGGTGGCGCGGGCGCTGCACGCCCTGTCCGGCCCCGAGGAGAGCCGCGGGCCCTTCGTCGTCTTCGACTGCTCGTCCGTCAGCCCCAACCTGCTGGAGAGCGAGCTGTTCGGCCACAACAAGGGCGCCTTCACCGGAGCCGACCGGGACCGCGTGGGCGTCGTCGAGGCGGCCAACGGAGGCACGCTCTTCCTGGATGAGATTGGAGAGCTGCCGCTCGCGCAGCAGCCCAAGCTGCTGCGGCTGCTCGAGACGCAGGAGTTCCGCCGGGTGGGAGATGGGCAGGTGCGCCGCTCGGAGTTCCGGCTGCTGTCGGCCACCCACCGCGACCTGGAGGCCGAGGTCCGCGCGAAGCGCTTCCGGGAGGACCTCTACTTCCGGCTCGCCGTGACGTCCGTCACCATTCCGCCCCTGCGCGAGCGGCCGGAGGACATCCCGCTGCTCGCCGCGCACTTCGCGCGTCAGCTCACCGGGATGGACATCGCCCTGGCGCCGGCGACGCTCGCCGCGCTGCAGTGCGACCCGTGGCGCGGCAACGTGCGCGAGCTGCGCAACGCGGTGCAGCGGGTGGTGGCGCTCGGCAGTCTCGAGGCTCCCGCCCCGGAGCAGAGCGGGGCGCCGCTGGCCTTCAACGAGGCGCGCGACAAGCTGCTCGAGCAGTTCGAGCGCGACTACCTGGGAGCGCTGCTGGCCCGCCACAAGCGGAACATCTCGGCCGCCGCGCGCGAGTCCAAGCTGTCCCGCAGCCAGTTCTACCGGCTGCTCGAGCGCCACAAGCTGGCGCGCGCCGAGGACCGCGACGCGTCCGACGGGGAGTGA
- a CDS encoding Rdx family protein produces MADTKITITYCNSUGYKPRAVRAAVALKDELELDSELKPGPSGSFEVSVNGKTVVKKQTLAFPTEKEIVDAVSREIGR; encoded by the coding sequence ATGGCCGACACGAAGATCACCATCACGTACTGCAATTCCTGAGGCTACAAGCCTCGAGCCGTCCGTGCGGCGGTTGCATTGAAGGATGAGCTGGAGCTGGATTCGGAGCTGAAGCCGGGACCGTCCGGGAGCTTCGAAGTCTCGGTGAATGGCAAGACAGTGGTGAAGAAGCAGACGCTCGCATTCCCCACGGAGAAGGAGATCGTGGACGCGGTGTCCCGGGAAATCGGGCGCTGA
- a CDS encoding PRC-barrel domain containing protein, with amino-acid sequence MAWWDSAMERRSIQAGMRVRTQDGKRLGWVLLIGREVLYVRPWRFSRREYAVPLSRVTGVTGRAVTVTGTPAELCQPVGERLLHDIPTHIHPLAEAGLNRQAHA; translated from the coding sequence ATGGCATGGTGGGACTCGGCGATGGAGCGCCGCTCCATCCAGGCGGGAATGCGGGTGCGCACGCAGGACGGGAAGCGACTGGGGTGGGTGCTCCTCATCGGCCGGGAGGTGCTGTACGTGCGGCCGTGGCGCTTCTCGCGGCGGGAGTACGCGGTGCCGCTCTCGCGCGTGACGGGGGTGACGGGCAGGGCCGTCACCGTGACGGGGACGCCCGCCGAGCTGTGCCAGCCCGTGGGAGAGAGATTGCTCCACGACATCCCCACGCACATCCACCCGCTGGCCGAGGCAGGCCTGAACCGTCAGGCCCACGCCTGA
- a CDS encoding 2,3,4,5-tetrahydropyridine-2,6-dicarboxylate N-succinyltransferase translates to MSLEALSQKVSAAFADRTKLKEAEYAAAVRETLARLDAGELRVAEKGPQGWRVNAWVKEAILLFFAVSEMQVMEVGPFEFHDKVPLKKGLKAAGVRVVPPGVVRYGAFVEQGAVVMPGYVNIGARVGSGTMVDTWATVGSCAQVGRNVHLSGGVGLGGVLEPPTASPVIIEDGAFIGSRCIIVEGVVVEEEAVLGANVVLTASTQIIDVTGPEERIYKGRVPARSVVIPGMREKQFPAGKYGVPCALIIGQRTQSTDQKTSLNAALRDFAVPV, encoded by the coding sequence ATGTCCCTCGAAGCCTTGTCCCAGAAGGTGTCCGCGGCGTTCGCCGATCGGACGAAGCTGAAGGAAGCGGAGTACGCGGCCGCGGTGCGCGAGACGCTGGCGCGGCTGGACGCCGGCGAGCTGCGCGTGGCCGAGAAGGGCCCCCAGGGCTGGCGCGTCAACGCCTGGGTGAAGGAGGCCATCCTCCTGTTCTTCGCCGTGTCGGAGATGCAGGTGATGGAGGTGGGCCCCTTCGAGTTCCACGACAAGGTGCCGCTGAAGAAGGGCCTGAAGGCGGCCGGCGTGCGCGTGGTGCCTCCGGGCGTGGTGCGCTACGGCGCCTTCGTCGAGCAGGGCGCGGTGGTGATGCCGGGCTACGTGAACATCGGCGCGCGCGTGGGCTCGGGGACCATGGTGGACACGTGGGCCACCGTGGGCAGCTGCGCGCAGGTGGGGCGCAATGTCCACTTGTCCGGTGGTGTAGGCCTGGGTGGAGTGCTCGAGCCGCCCACCGCGTCCCCCGTCATCATCGAGGACGGCGCCTTCATTGGCAGCCGCTGCATCATCGTCGAGGGCGTGGTGGTGGAGGAGGAGGCGGTGCTGGGCGCCAACGTGGTGCTCACCGCGTCCACGCAGATCATCGACGTCACCGGGCCCGAGGAGCGCATCTACAAGGGGCGGGTGCCCGCACGCAGCGTGGTGATTCCAGGAATGCGCGAGAAGCAGTTCCCGGCGGGGAAGTATGGCGTGCCCTGCGCGTTGATCATCGGCCAGCGAACACAGAGCACCGACCAGAAGACGAGTCTCAACGCCGCCCTGCGCGACTTCGCGGTTCCCGTGTAG
- a CDS encoding cupin domain-containing protein: MSHLDDILPELLLGTLDLPGRQEAERHLAVCERCRAEVARLSPAMDGLTELVASEEPPPGVLARVVGEMEGPGRFARFAEKVAALLDVTRERALALLESLSNPEAWLPGPGEGILLLPVETGPAKQGMLAAFVKLPPGVRFPRHTHHGREWNLVLEGGFREGSGRETWPGELLEMDEGSAHDFVALEGPDCIAAAVIDGVTSFDEEPPAK; the protein is encoded by the coding sequence ATGAGCCACCTGGACGACATCCTGCCGGAGCTGCTGCTGGGCACGCTGGACTTGCCTGGCCGGCAGGAGGCCGAGCGTCACCTGGCCGTGTGCGAGCGGTGTCGAGCCGAGGTGGCCCGGCTGTCGCCCGCGATGGACGGGCTGACGGAGCTGGTGGCGTCCGAGGAGCCTCCGCCGGGAGTGCTCGCTCGGGTGGTGGGCGAGATGGAGGGCCCCGGGCGCTTCGCGCGCTTCGCCGAGAAGGTGGCGGCGCTGCTGGATGTGACGCGGGAGCGGGCGCTGGCGCTGCTGGAGTCGCTGAGCAATCCGGAGGCGTGGCTGCCGGGTCCGGGCGAGGGCATCCTGCTGCTGCCGGTGGAGACGGGGCCCGCGAAGCAGGGGATGCTGGCGGCGTTCGTGAAGCTGCCGCCGGGAGTGCGCTTCCCGCGCCACACGCACCACGGGCGCGAGTGGAACCTGGTGCTCGAGGGCGGGTTCCGCGAGGGCTCGGGGCGGGAGACGTGGCCGGGCGAGCTGCTGGAGATGGACGAGGGCAGCGCGCACGACTTCGTGGCGCTGGAGGGCCCCGACTGCATCGCCGCCGCCGTCATCGACGGCGTGACGAGCTTCGACGAGGAGCCCCCCGCGAAGTGA
- a CDS encoding SLATT domain-containing protein: MQPEQSEELLELYGKIVEKGREVMAWYSRQKDSMKLWGRRFRIAAILLGSAASITPIIVQLLPNEVGFQRWSVLASVFAVLGATSVGLDNYSGSSSGWMRYVSAYLELSARLEALQFGWARLALSSPGLSKEQRLAALLDLLQGFLTSVNEVVKQETQEWMAEFKGNLALLEQRMEAQRTALANTPSGAYGALKVQVEGAERLKDGQWKVTLETQREIVGSGSSAAVATGLGAGLLGLRLEATLVDGRPLLTEEVVAIRAGEITLHTFKVP; encoded by the coding sequence ATGCAGCCCGAGCAGTCCGAGGAGCTGCTGGAGCTCTACGGGAAGATCGTGGAGAAGGGCCGTGAGGTGATGGCCTGGTACTCCCGCCAGAAGGACAGCATGAAGCTGTGGGGGCGGAGGTTCCGGATCGCGGCGATCCTGCTGGGCTCGGCTGCGAGCATCACGCCCATCATCGTGCAGCTGCTGCCCAACGAGGTGGGCTTCCAGCGGTGGAGCGTGCTGGCCTCGGTGTTCGCGGTGCTGGGTGCCACCTCCGTGGGGCTGGACAACTACAGCGGTTCGTCCTCGGGGTGGATGCGCTACGTGTCCGCCTACCTGGAGCTGAGCGCGCGGCTCGAGGCGCTGCAGTTCGGCTGGGCCCGGCTGGCGCTGTCCTCGCCGGGGCTGTCGAAGGAGCAGCGCCTGGCCGCGCTGTTGGATCTGCTCCAGGGCTTCCTCACCAGCGTCAACGAGGTGGTCAAGCAGGAGACGCAGGAGTGGATGGCCGAGTTCAAGGGCAACCTGGCGCTGCTGGAGCAGCGGATGGAGGCCCAGCGCACGGCCCTGGCGAACACGCCCTCGGGGGCGTACGGGGCGCTCAAGGTGCAGGTGGAGGGCGCCGAGCGGCTCAAGGACGGCCAGTGGAAGGTGACGCTGGAGACGCAGCGGGAGATTGTCGGGAGCGGGAGCAGCGCGGCGGTGGCCACGGGGCTGGGGGCGGGGCTGCTGGGCCTGCGGCTCGAGGCGACGCTGGTGGACGGCAGGCCGCTCCTGACGGAGGAGGTCGTCGCCATCCGGGCCGGAGAGATCACGCTGCACACCTTCAAGGTTCCCTGA
- the dapE gene encoding succinyl-diaminopimelate desuccinylase — MSQLAARLAQSTLALCRIASPIGQEGPLADHVERWALERFAREAVCRVGHSLVVGRLDDPRPTVALVGHLDTVPAHPHDGPARIEGERVFGLGASDMKGGLAVMMALAEDLPLAELPVNLALILYEREEGPYLESGLGPLFEKRPELNRVSFGIAMEPTDGVVQVGCVGTLHATLRFTGRSAHSARPWQGENAIHKAGPLLSELLARQRVEVVHSGFAFYEVMSATLANGGRARNVVPDTLELNLNYRFAPGKSLEQAQEDVRALVAGRAEVTFTDLSPSGRVCADNALYQKLLAVTGLPAASKQAWTDVARFGEWGVDAVNYGPGETAQAHQANESAPIPGLAVAYQKLAAFLGGAG, encoded by the coding sequence ATGTCCCAACTCGCCGCACGCCTCGCCCAGTCCACGCTTGCCCTCTGCCGTATCGCCAGCCCCATCGGGCAGGAGGGGCCGCTCGCCGACCATGTCGAGCGCTGGGCCCTGGAGCGGTTTGCTCGCGAGGCGGTGTGCCGGGTGGGGCACTCGCTGGTGGTGGGGCGGCTGGATGATCCGCGGCCCACGGTGGCGCTGGTGGGGCACCTGGACACGGTGCCGGCGCATCCGCACGACGGGCCGGCGCGCATCGAAGGGGAGCGGGTGTTCGGGCTGGGCGCCTCGGACATGAAGGGCGGGCTGGCGGTGATGATGGCGCTGGCGGAGGACCTGCCGCTCGCCGAGCTGCCTGTGAACCTGGCGCTCATCCTCTATGAGCGCGAGGAGGGCCCCTACCTGGAGAGCGGGCTGGGGCCGCTGTTCGAGAAGCGGCCGGAGCTGAACCGGGTGAGCTTCGGCATCGCCATGGAGCCGACGGACGGGGTGGTGCAGGTGGGGTGCGTGGGGACGCTGCACGCGACGCTGAGGTTCACGGGGCGCAGCGCGCACTCGGCGCGGCCGTGGCAGGGGGAGAACGCCATCCACAAGGCGGGGCCGCTGCTGAGCGAGCTGCTGGCGCGCCAGCGAGTGGAGGTGGTGCACTCGGGCTTCGCCTTCTACGAGGTGATGAGCGCGACGCTGGCGAACGGAGGCCGGGCGCGCAACGTGGTGCCGGACACGCTGGAGCTGAACCTCAACTACCGGTTCGCGCCGGGCAAGTCGCTGGAGCAGGCGCAGGAGGACGTGCGGGCGCTGGTGGCGGGCAGGGCGGAGGTGACGTTCACGGACCTGTCGCCGAGCGGGCGGGTGTGCGCGGACAACGCGCTGTATCAGAAGCTCCTGGCGGTGACGGGGCTGCCGGCGGCCTCGAAGCAGGCGTGGACGGACGTGGCGCGCTTCGGCGAGTGGGGCGTGGACGCGGTGAACTACGGGCCGGGAGAGACGGCCCAGGCGCACCAGGCCAACGAGAGCGCGCCCATTCCGGGGCTGGCGGTGGCGTACCAGAAGCTCGCCGCGTTCCTGGGGGGCGCGGGGTAG
- a CDS encoding beta-N-acetylhexosaminidase: protein MPVPASLQFRDGRLPVTAAFSIHVQGSTDRRLEEALRRMLRRLEGRTSLTLSREPAEPQKATLVLEVKGPGNALPTLGDDESYSLEVDGSRATLRATQTVGALRGIETMLQLLQGDRDGWYLPAVTISDRPRFPWRGLLIDVSRHWMPMDVLKRNLDGMAAVKLNVLHLHLTDDQGFRVESRRFPELHEQGSDGLYFTQEQVRELIAYAADRGIRVVPEFDMPGHVTSWLVSHPELASVMGPYSIQRKWGIFDPTLDPTRDQVYAFLDAFLGEMAQLFPDPWMHIGGDENTGNHWRLNPAIQSFMAQHRLADAHALQAYFDDRVAQLLQKHGKRMMGWDEILHPTLPRDAVVQTWRGPKALAESARQGYSGILSWGYYLDHMLPAGLHYTVDPLPADGKRMSEEANRWIPVSWYHRFQFKPPEVAIPEKNAVHVLGGEACMWSEFVDAETIDSRLWPRLTAVAERLWSPRNVTDVKDMYRRMARISVQLEEHGLMHERIGEVLLRRLAGSNEIGPLRALANLVEPVKFYDRPVQFQEATQGMPLTRLVDAARPESLEARALWSSVDDLLSDAPRFDRGAERLTRTFHQWREFHPELRQLLDNSPALHEARPLADALLLMAQTGLEALASLESGTTPRPGWREEALQRLNEAARPHGQVELATLQPLRELVLAAALQPEASALPAAAWQARVKAEALAAIPKPPEKKK from the coding sequence ATGCCGGTCCCGGCCTCGCTGCAATTCCGAGACGGTCGTCTGCCCGTCACGGCGGCGTTCTCCATCCACGTCCAGGGCTCCACGGACCGCCGACTGGAGGAGGCTCTTCGGCGCATGCTCCGGCGGCTCGAAGGCCGCACCAGCCTCACCCTCTCGCGAGAGCCCGCCGAGCCACAGAAGGCCACCCTCGTCCTAGAGGTGAAGGGCCCGGGAAACGCACTCCCCACGCTGGGAGATGATGAGTCCTACTCGCTCGAGGTCGACGGAAGCCGGGCCACGCTCCGAGCCACACAGACTGTGGGCGCCCTGCGTGGCATCGAAACCATGCTTCAGCTCCTCCAAGGAGACCGCGACGGCTGGTACCTGCCCGCCGTCACCATCTCGGACCGCCCGCGCTTCCCGTGGCGAGGATTGCTCATCGACGTGAGCCGGCACTGGATGCCGATGGACGTGCTCAAGCGCAACCTCGATGGCATGGCCGCGGTGAAGCTCAACGTGCTGCACCTGCACCTCACCGATGACCAGGGCTTCCGCGTCGAGAGCCGCCGCTTCCCCGAGCTCCACGAGCAGGGCTCGGATGGCCTCTACTTCACCCAGGAACAGGTGCGCGAACTCATCGCCTACGCCGCCGACCGAGGCATCCGCGTCGTCCCCGAGTTCGACATGCCCGGCCACGTCACCAGCTGGCTCGTGAGCCACCCGGAGCTCGCCAGCGTCATGGGTCCCTACTCCATCCAGCGCAAGTGGGGCATCTTCGATCCGACGCTCGATCCCACCCGTGACCAGGTCTACGCGTTCCTCGACGCGTTCCTCGGCGAGATGGCGCAGCTCTTCCCCGACCCGTGGATGCACATCGGCGGGGACGAGAACACTGGCAACCACTGGAGGCTCAACCCCGCCATCCAGTCGTTCATGGCCCAGCATCGCCTCGCGGATGCCCACGCCCTCCAGGCCTACTTCGATGACCGTGTCGCCCAGCTCCTCCAGAAGCACGGCAAGCGCATGATGGGCTGGGACGAGATCCTCCACCCCACGCTGCCCAGGGATGCTGTCGTGCAGACGTGGCGCGGCCCCAAGGCGCTCGCCGAGAGCGCACGGCAGGGCTACTCGGGGATTCTCTCCTGGGGCTACTACCTGGACCACATGCTGCCCGCTGGCCTGCACTACACAGTGGACCCGCTGCCCGCCGACGGCAAGCGGATGTCCGAGGAGGCCAACCGCTGGATCCCGGTCTCCTGGTACCACCGCTTCCAGTTCAAGCCGCCCGAAGTGGCGATCCCCGAGAAGAATGCCGTGCATGTCCTCGGCGGCGAGGCGTGCATGTGGTCCGAGTTCGTGGACGCCGAGACGATCGACTCGCGTCTCTGGCCCCGGCTCACGGCCGTCGCCGAGCGCCTGTGGTCCCCCAGGAACGTGACGGATGTGAAGGACATGTACCGCCGGATGGCTCGCATCAGCGTCCAGCTCGAGGAGCACGGCCTGATGCACGAGCGCATCGGAGAGGTGCTGCTGCGCCGGCTTGCCGGCTCAAACGAGATCGGCCCGCTCCGAGCCCTGGCCAACCTCGTGGAGCCCGTGAAGTTCTACGACCGACCCGTGCAGTTCCAGGAAGCAACCCAGGGCATGCCGCTGACCCGGCTCGTGGACGCAGCCCGGCCAGAGAGCCTGGAGGCCCGGGCGCTGTGGAGCTCCGTCGACGACCTCCTGAGCGATGCGCCGCGCTTCGATCGTGGGGCGGAGCGGCTGACCCGAACCTTCCACCAGTGGCGAGAGTTCCACCCCGAGCTGCGCCAGCTGCTGGACAACTCGCCCGCCCTGCATGAAGCCCGACCGCTGGCGGACGCGCTGCTCCTGATGGCCCAGACGGGGCTGGAGGCCCTCGCGTCTCTCGAGAGCGGCACGACGCCACGTCCAGGCTGGCGCGAGGAAGCGCTCCAACGCCTCAACGAGGCCGCGCGCCCTCATGGCCAGGTGGAGCTCGCCACCCTTCAGCCGCTCCGCGAGCTCGTGCTCGCCGCGGCGTTGCAGCCAGAGGCCTCGGCCCTTCCCGCCGCCGCCTGGCAGGCCCGGGTCAAGGCCGAGGCCCTCGCCGCCATCCCCAAGCCTCCCGAGAAGAAGAAGTGA